tgtgtataGAGGATctatgttcatttattttgtctctTTATTCCAATTGATTAAGTTGCCAACAACTGACCTGGATCAACAAATAACtttgtatagtttttttattatattttttcttaattttatgtaaaaataaaatttcaatgAAACACCTATTcaatttttattacataaaggTTCAGTTATATATTGAATGTAGTCAATACTATGAcaacaaaaatgcaattgttTAGAAAactattcatgttttaaaaatacatttgttttttgtatttatttatgttcttattGTTTACATGTGTCGTATCAAGGTTTTTATTACCATCATGTTTATTATGCAcagtatattattattgtgCAGGTTTCTCTTCAGTTTATATACACCAAAGCCAATGAACATTAAAGACAGATTTGGTTCACAAGATTTACAATGGCAGATGTTTGTTCCTGAGGCTGTGATCCTCATTTACCTTTCCCTCTCCTGTGCTGATCAGCACATCCACAGCATACACTTCATGAACTTCAAACTCTGCTTTTTCATGGTCTTTGCTGTAATAAAACACATACAACTGCTTTCTTTATTATGCATCCTCGAGAACACCCTGAACAAAATTCTGTACGATTCAGTATGTTCAACAGTGTAGTATGGCAAATACTTTGAAATGAATATAGATGCAGCTGTTAGGCCTTCATTGTTAATTCAGACACAAGAGGGCGACATTTCTGCAGAATCAGCTGATGTGACATCCTGAAAAGTTTTTCTAAACTAAGataatcacccaaaaatgaaaatctctcaatttactcaacctcaaacTATCCCAGAAGGACGTGACTTCCTTTATTGGTATGAACAACAACTAATGGTGATGATGTTTGAATTAGCAATCTCACTCATGTTATTACTAAATCAAACCATGAGACTGGTCAACGACTTTTGTGTAGTTCGTACCGTTGTTGATCTGTTGGGTTCTGGATTATAGTCTTCTCTCCATCAATAACATGTTGCTTTAGCTGATGGGACAGCATTCCTATCCACGAGCAAAAGAGAAAGGGTGAACAATGGCAAAACAATGAACACGAGACTGTTAAACATTCCTGTTGACATCTGGAGGAACTTTGGGTTGGTCGGTTCTTTCAAGTTATTAAGTGTTATTACACTAAACATCACATTATCACACCATTTGATGTCACGTTTCTGTAGCAGAAATGAGTTTACTCAGACTAACCACACCTTATAACATTAACTTTATAATGTGATAATTATGCTGTCTCTTAAGGTGTAATGCTAGTGTTTTTATAGTGATGGGACAAgcccatttaaaacaataacaatgacTCACCCTCTACTGGATTGCATTTGAATGACTTGGCAATCTTGTTCCAGGCCTCAGTGATCTGTGTGTTCTATGAAAGTTCAGAACAGGAGGAGAAgataaaatggtttaaaataagataaaacatctaaaaagacatttctcagtgtttgattattttataacaaatatgCATCTTTCCGGATATGCCAAGTATTTTATCGGGTAGAAATTATACGAAGGGCGGGCCTTCAAATATTGTAGTTGACAATAGGGGATCAGAAAGTCAAAAAGCGTGAGATCAACCAGGTTAAACAGTCCTCCAAGTTCCCCACATCATGCACTAACCTGGTTGCCAGGTTTGACAAGACGCAGTGCGGCCTCCGCGCACAGGTGCGCTGCTTTGATGACATCAGCTTTCTTTCCTGTCACAGGCGCTTCCTAAAAGACATCACAACACCAGACAAGATGTAGAGTTTGTGACAACAATCAAACATGTGCAAGGTGCAAAACAAGCTGCAATCGACCAATCAGGATGAAGTTTTCCAGAAAGCTGTATAATAACTTGTAACAGCACTTTGAagtgtttatacatttatgaagttgtaaataaacataaaaaataaaacaaaaacacaccttAGTGGCTCCTATAACAAAACTGTTGGCCACGTTGGAGATGAAGCCGTCAATGTGTACTCCTAGATCACTGTTGAGACAAATTGtacaagttaaaataaagacaaGAACAAGAGTTTATAACATTAAGACATACGTGACACTGGACCACAAAAtcagtcataagtagcacaggatttcttttggcaaaaaaataactttgtatgggtcaaaacaattgtttttttttgttttgtgccaaaaatcattgggatattaagtaaagatcatgatccttgaagatattttgaaattcCCTACCTTGAATAAGTCAAAACTTTAATATTTGTGAGTAATATGCTATGCTAAGGACTTCATTTGGACAACAAtctttttgcaccctcagattccagagttttaaacagttgcatctcagccaaatattgtccgATGGGAAGCTTATCTATGTACAGattatgtataaatctcaatttggACAGATTAaaccataagactggttttgttgtccagggccACATATGCATCATATCCTGATCAGGGCAGAACTTTTTGGAGGATAAACTACAATAAATGACATTTGAAATGCCCTTTACTCGCATAACATTACATGAATTAAGTGagtctaaataataataagaaaaattgGTGATTAAAACGTGGCTATTCAAACTAGAATGGAGTCAGACTTGACAGTAATCTTTAGTAACCCATAAATGGGGTCAAATTTTTAAGTTAACAAATACATTGCAGAATAACACGTACAAACATTGTGCCAGTTACATGCACACTTGCATTTGTGTAGTCACAGAAACACAAGGGATGGGAACAAGCAGGAACACACAGCTGGATGGGTCACAGACAGCACTGGGACATCACTGAGGGGCACGGTAGGGAAAAACTTCACACAAGATGGAAAATACAGATATTCGGCCGGTAAGAGGAAGGGTAGTGACTTCAAGGAGAAGAAGAGGAGGGAAGAGAGATGGTGAGGTTAGACAAACGCAGACGAACATGTGAGGGTTGATGTGTGCCTACATTTTGACCATATCTCCATCTTTCAGCATGTAGTCTGGGTCACTCTTCAGGGGAGAGAAGTGGCACACACAGTTATTGACTGACACACTGGTTGGGAACGCAATGCCTGCAAGAAAGGACAACCACCAACCTTCAACAAAACAATCATCGGAATAATGTGCGAGGAGAGAGAAATTGCAAATAACACCAGTGGATTTCTCCTAAGTACTTATTCGTTGTGGCTAAAAAAGGCTACTATGGTCACGGACAAACTTATTTGTCATTAAACATCTCACTACAAAACAATAATCCACATCTCCAATAATATACACGGTTTCTGATTTTTAATAAGCACAAGCATTTAGCCGAATATCGAGTCATCCCACCTTTCTTCATTTCCTTCTCCTTCTTAAAGATCTGCCCGGTCTCCGCAATGATGAACACATCTCCCTTCTCACAGAGGCTGAGAACAGACACTCCTGGCTTGGCTGCATCAATGACCAGCCTCAGTGCCtctaaaaaagaaagaaatttaaacaaagACAGGAGTTCGTGAGAgtggaagaaataaaaaagtttaatgttTGCAAACATTCTACAAAGACAACAAGAAACACGGACAGTGTGCATAATGCAGGTGCATTCTGAGCATGTCAGAGACGTTATATTGTCAATATATTGATAGaaactgaaaaacattttcGCTGACAGTATGTGGTTTTAACTTTCAAAATATGGCATGAGGACTTCAATTCAATGATTCATGATTATTCATGAATCATcaagaactaaaaaaaaactcaaattacAAGCTACAGTAAAAGTGATGCTTGCTTTAGAAAAAACGTATAAGACAAAACAACAGTCCAACCAGCAGTGCAGTATTCAATGTGCCAAAGACACAATGACTCACAAACACCAGCTGCTCTCCATTGATAAAGTCAACAATCATGTCAGCATCCCTGCACTAGTTATACGCACCCCGTGTGTCCATGATATCATCACTTATGTGTTCACGTGTACTAGATTATTAATATTCACCGATTCTGCACTGTTGTCAATGTACACAACTCAATAACCCCTAACAGCTGGCAATCGCGTATGCCCACTGCACCTAGAGCTAATGCTAGCTAGCATAAGCCCTAGCTCCAGCACGACTCCGTACCACCGGCAACACACAGCATGCATACTGTGTTTTCACATAAACACTTAAGGAAACGTCATGCTTGTGCTCAGATGTACGTCAACATCTGATACGACAGCGTCCTGCGTAAAGCCAGAGCCGGACCAGTTTTGTCCCACGCTGTACTAACACGTGGAGGCCCGTGGCACAGACTCAACGTCTCCATCACTCGGACGTCAAACTCACGGTTGGCGATGTCACCGCCCATCTTGTACTTGGTCACTACCAGGTCCTCGGCGATGGTCTGCTCTTGCTTCTCGTCGTCGGACATCTCGAAGGGTCTGTCTGTCTCAACTCGATGGAACAGCAGGAATCAACCACGCCACTACCGATCGGTTCACCGGCCGTCGCGCTCCGCCCACGAACTCCGAGCACGCACGGCGTGGCCCCGCCCACCACGCTGCTCGTCAGAGGCATCTGGCGCCAAAACTTAATTAATTGCGTTTTCTGGATCTGgatttacatttcatataaaGATACTCtggtatactatagtatttactacagtaatcaACTGTAAAAAGGGGTAGAATAAATTATTATCTTATTATAATATAGCATTCTATAGCTTTAGTAAAatgataaactgtagtaaatactggGGTATactcagtgttgggtgtaactagttactaagtaattagttactgtaatttaattacgtTTCCcgtgaaaatgtaaagtaagggattgctcttgttttttctgtaatttaattacagttacttttgatgtaatgaaactaattgaactaaatactgtgtgtaatatagtggaattgacatcaaaattaaaagtctaaaTCCATGCTTTAATGTTTAATCCTCACGTTtataatactttggtcagttaataatactactttatgtagttttatattatttatttgaaagaattaaataagccgtttcatgtgtacccttgaatcactgaactaatcaaggttgatgtaggatatagaaagtaattagtaatgagtaactaaatactttttagatagagtcatttgtacagtcatctaattacactattgaatatgtaattagtaactagtaattaattactttttcagagtaactaaCCCGACACTGGGTATACTTCAATACTTTAAAACTATAATACTAAAGTAAGCCTCAAAAACACTTAGGTAGtagattttgcatttttaatagattttaataaataaatactatacaGTAGTAGCCTAAGCGTTTCGTCCTGTGGGATAAATTCAATTTAGAAGTAAATTAAATCGATTACATTTTATACTTTAAGAGTATAATGCATTAAGATAGCTATAGGTTATTCtcaaaaacattaaagggatagttcacaataGTCTCTTTAACCCTTGTGAGTACATCTCTGCACACAGCGGAGGTTTCGTGTAGGtttttacatatattaaaaaataacatagaTATATGACAGATGTAGTAAAGATCATATTATATTATCCATATAGTGGATTCACATAAATCTGGTGATCTGCACATCTGATTTGATTTTGCACCCGTTTTCTTTTCAGTGGTAATATTGATAATGTAAactaatgtaaaatatgtaaaatgcaaataaaaatctttatttaagaCTGGCACATTTAAGCAAAACAAGAAACACGGCGGTTTGAAGTTTCTAAATTGCGAAAGTTCAGGttcatgtataaaatattttattaaaagtttaaaatacaacatagtcaatacaaaaaaatgtcaaagttATCATCACGATGACATAACATACACCATTAAATGTATCAAACGAGAAAATACTTTAACTGTTGATAT
This DNA window, taken from Triplophysa dalaica isolate WHDGS20190420 chromosome 6, ASM1584641v1, whole genome shotgun sequence, encodes the following:
- the pa2g4a gene encoding proliferation-associated protein 2G4a, translated to MSDDEKQEQTIAEDLVVTKYKMGGDIANQALRLVIDAAKPGVSVLSLCEKGDVFIIAETGQIFKKEKEMKKGIAFPTSVSVNNCVCHFSPLKSDPDYMLKDGDMVKIDLGVHIDGFISNVANSFVIGATKEAPVTGKKADVIKAAHLCAEAALRLVKPGNQNTQITEAWNKIAKSFKCNPVEGMLSHQLKQHVIDGEKTIIQNPTDQQRKDHEKAEFEVHEVYAVDVLISTGEGKARDGGQRTTIYKRDPNKQYGLKMKTSRMFFSEVERRFDAMPFTLRAFEDEGKARLGVVECAKHELLQPFSVLHEKEGEFVAQFKFTVLLMANGPLRITDGPFEAELYKSEHDIQDPELKSLVQSSASRKAQKKKKKKASKTAENATGQPAENEVAVE